The following are encoded together in the Nocardioides okcheonensis genome:
- a CDS encoding carbohydrate ABC transporter permease translates to MRVNDRRFAALMMAPAAAFLLAFVAWPLVRFVTNGFYDISPVAGGPREFVGLDNFAAAFSSDAFQGASWRTALYTLVVVALEFTIGLGVALLFSALGSRSTVFRTLFMYPLMIAPVVAGLLWRFLLIDNFGIVNELLGIDVSWLSDPDIALFSVALPDVWLTTSFITLVLFAGLQNVPGDVLEAARLDGAGFWTMLLRIIVPLLRPVIAVALIVRGIDAARAFDIILIQTNGGPQESTTTLSLLVYRTMTRYGDIGLASAMGTIYLLAMLAVASVAIFAIWRPGADA, encoded by the coding sequence GTGCGTGTGAACGACCGCCGCTTCGCCGCGCTGATGATGGCGCCCGCGGCCGCCTTCCTCCTCGCCTTCGTCGCCTGGCCCCTCGTCCGGTTCGTCACCAACGGCTTCTACGACATCTCCCCCGTCGCCGGCGGTCCCCGCGAGTTCGTGGGCCTCGACAACTTCGCGGCCGCCTTCTCATCCGACGCCTTCCAGGGCGCCTCGTGGCGCACCGCGCTCTACACCCTCGTCGTGGTGGCGCTGGAGTTCACCATCGGCCTCGGCGTCGCGCTGCTGTTCTCCGCCCTGGGCAGCCGCTCCACGGTGTTCCGCACCCTGTTCATGTACCCGCTGATGATCGCCCCGGTCGTCGCCGGCCTGCTGTGGCGGTTCCTGCTCATCGACAACTTCGGCATCGTCAACGAGCTGCTCGGCATCGACGTCAGCTGGCTCAGCGACCCCGACATCGCGCTGTTCTCCGTGGCGCTGCCGGACGTCTGGCTCACCACGTCCTTCATCACCCTCGTGCTCTTCGCGGGCCTGCAGAACGTCCCCGGCGACGTCCTCGAGGCGGCCCGGCTCGACGGCGCCGGCTTCTGGACCATGCTCCTGCGCATCATCGTCCCGCTGCTGCGACCGGTGATCGCGGTCGCGCTGATCGTGCGCGGCATCGACGCCGCCCGCGCGTTCGACATCATCCTGATCCAGACCAACGGCGGCCCGCAGGAGAGCACGACGACGCTGAGCCTGCTGGTCTACCGGACCATGACCCGCTACGGCGACATCGGCCTCGCCAGCGCGATGGGGACGATCTACCTCCTCGCCATGCTGGCCGTCGCGAGCGTGGCGATCTTCGCCATCTGGCGCCCGGGGGCCGACGCATGA
- a CDS encoding ABC transporter substrate-binding protein, with translation MTLRNVRGRRAAMVGTAVATIAALALSGCGAGGTSSADGGDVLTVLVEGGGLAELQPIADLYEEETGTSVKLVELPYDGLYDRIQTELGSGSVSFDVAALDAIWLSAFADGVEPLDDLFTDEVKGDLFPGLVSEAQVDGTYVGMPIFTNSEILYYRTDLFEDAKNKADFEKEYGYPLAPPTTWEQYTDAAEFFTRDTDDDGKVDLYGTDVKGAVETEWLATVSQAGAEQMVMDPASGDVTIDSKEHLAALDYYTSLLPYAPEGAAQLDWAGAQNLFYQGKLAMMRFWGHAYTQTPDDAAVKGKIGAAPMIAGPGGVAGVPGAWYLSVPTAGTKQEEAKDFIAFAYDHNELSVDTSLGLVSRVSAFESQDGVEGRENYPAILETLNSPATRARPATPQWQEIVNTVLTPMLQKAVEPGADNAALLADAKEQIEEITR, from the coding sequence ATGACGCTTCGCAACGTGCGCGGCCGCCGGGCCGCGATGGTCGGGACGGCGGTGGCGACGATCGCCGCGCTGGCCCTCTCGGGGTGTGGTGCCGGCGGTACGTCCTCCGCGGACGGCGGTGACGTCCTGACGGTGCTCGTCGAGGGTGGCGGGCTCGCCGAGCTCCAGCCGATCGCCGACCTCTACGAGGAGGAGACCGGGACCTCCGTCAAGCTGGTCGAGCTCCCCTACGACGGCCTCTACGACCGCATCCAGACCGAGCTCGGGTCGGGCAGCGTGTCCTTCGACGTCGCCGCGCTCGACGCGATCTGGCTGAGCGCGTTCGCCGACGGCGTCGAGCCGCTCGACGACCTGTTCACCGACGAGGTGAAGGGCGACCTCTTCCCCGGCCTGGTGTCCGAGGCACAGGTCGACGGCACGTACGTCGGGATGCCGATCTTCACCAACTCCGAGATCCTCTACTACCGCACCGACCTGTTCGAGGACGCGAAGAACAAGGCCGACTTCGAGAAGGAGTACGGCTACCCCCTCGCACCCCCCACGACGTGGGAGCAGTACACCGACGCCGCGGAGTTCTTCACCCGCGACACCGACGACGACGGGAAGGTCGACCTCTACGGCACCGACGTCAAGGGTGCCGTCGAGACCGAGTGGCTCGCGACGGTGTCGCAGGCCGGTGCCGAGCAGATGGTGATGGACCCCGCGAGCGGCGACGTCACGATCGACAGCAAGGAGCACCTCGCCGCGCTCGACTACTACACCAGCCTGCTGCCGTACGCCCCCGAGGGCGCGGCCCAGCTGGACTGGGCCGGGGCCCAGAACCTCTTCTACCAGGGCAAGCTCGCGATGATGCGCTTCTGGGGCCACGCCTACACCCAGACCCCGGACGACGCGGCGGTCAAGGGCAAGATCGGCGCCGCACCGATGATCGCGGGCCCCGGTGGCGTCGCCGGCGTCCCGGGTGCCTGGTACCTCTCCGTCCCGACCGCCGGGACCAAGCAGGAGGAGGCCAAGGACTTCATCGCCTTCGCCTACGACCACAACGAGCTGTCCGTCGACACCTCGCTCGGCCTGGTCAGCCGGGTCTCCGCGTTCGAGTCGCAGGACGGCGTCGAGGGGCGCGAGAACTACCCGGCGATCCTCGAGACGCTCAACTCCCCCGCCACCCGGGCCCGGCCCGCGACCCCGCAGTGGCAGGAGATCGTCAACACCGTGCTGACGCCGATGCTGCAGAAGGCCGTCGAGCCGGGCGCCGACAACGCGGCCCTGCTCGCCGACGCCAAGGAGCAGATCGAGGAGATCACCAGGTGA
- a CDS encoding 4'-phosphopantetheinyl transferase family protein has translation MTWLWVAWARCDDAHVAERLLRDLAVRRYGSTAAGVETVRICPRCASSSHGRPVLRGLSGPERPGVSVARAPGVTMVALAASVSVGVDVESTDAFATREVRDVLLHPLERAETHGEVARAWVRKEAVLKACGVGLQVDPASVRLDDSSGAPEVVETPAALRRPDWVADVDLAIGLTAAIAGNGSRPSDITVYSAGPSGLLD, from the coding sequence GTGACGTGGCTGTGGGTGGCGTGGGCGCGCTGCGACGACGCCCACGTGGCCGAGAGGCTGCTGCGGGACCTGGCGGTGCGGCGTTACGGCTCGACCGCGGCCGGCGTGGAGACGGTACGCATCTGCCCGCGGTGCGCGAGCTCCAGCCACGGCCGCCCGGTCCTTCGTGGTCTGAGCGGGCCCGAGCGACCTGGCGTGAGCGTCGCCCGAGCGCCGGGGGTGACGATGGTGGCCCTGGCCGCCAGCGTGTCGGTGGGGGTGGACGTGGAGTCGACCGACGCGTTCGCCACGCGGGAGGTCCGCGACGTGCTGCTGCATCCGCTCGAGCGTGCAGAGACCCACGGGGAGGTGGCACGTGCGTGGGTTCGGAAGGAAGCGGTGCTGAAGGCGTGTGGGGTGGGGTTGCAGGTGGATCCCGCGTCGGTGCGGTTGGACGACTCCTCAGGAGCTCCGGAGGTCGTGGAAACGCCAGCGGCACTCAGGCGGCCGGACTGGGTGGCCGACGTGGACCTCGCCATCGGCCTGACGGCCGCGATCGCGGGCAACGGATCCCGCCCATCGGACATCACGGTCTACTCGGCAGGTCCATCGGGCCTGCTCGACTGA
- a CDS encoding glycoside hydrolase family protein, with amino-acid sequence MLRLASSWVWDFWLADDGEQHHLFFLKASRALIDPDRRHWRATVGHATSTDLVTWTEHADALIPDDSPAFDDLATWTGSVVRDDDGRWRMFYTAVDRAGDGLVQRISSVVSDDLFTWHREPDRQVLEPDPRWYETAATRQWPDQAWRDPWVFRDHSGWHMLITARADSGDPDDRGVVGHATSPDLLRWTVQPPLSSPGAGFGHVEVLQVETVDGTTVGLFSCLGSELSQRRGASDPTGGVWAFPVDSPTGPYDLTAAYRLTDEQLYVGRLVRDRSGDWRLLAFRNSDGQAGWIGEITDPMPVRVVDGRLEVAQPAAARPAATVGS; translated from the coding sequence ATGCTCCGACTGGCCTCCTCCTGGGTGTGGGACTTCTGGCTCGCCGACGACGGCGAGCAGCACCACCTCTTCTTCCTCAAGGCGTCGCGCGCGCTGATCGATCCGGACCGGCGGCACTGGCGCGCCACCGTCGGCCACGCGACGTCCACCGACCTGGTCACCTGGACCGAGCACGCCGACGCGCTGATCCCGGACGACTCCCCCGCGTTCGACGACCTCGCGACCTGGACCGGCTCGGTGGTCCGTGACGACGACGGCCGGTGGCGGATGTTCTACACCGCGGTCGACCGCGCCGGCGACGGCCTGGTGCAGCGGATCAGCTCGGTCGTCTCCGACGACCTGTTCACCTGGCACCGCGAGCCCGACCGCCAGGTGCTCGAGCCCGACCCCCGCTGGTACGAGACGGCCGCCACCCGGCAGTGGCCCGACCAGGCCTGGCGCGATCCGTGGGTGTTCCGGGACCACTCCGGCTGGCACATGCTCATCACCGCCCGCGCCGACAGCGGCGACCCGGACGATCGCGGCGTGGTCGGCCACGCGACGTCCCCCGACCTGCTGCGCTGGACGGTGCAGCCGCCCCTGTCGAGTCCGGGCGCCGGGTTCGGGCACGTCGAGGTGCTCCAGGTGGAGACGGTCGACGGCACCACGGTGGGCCTCTTCTCGTGCCTCGGCTCCGAGCTGTCGCAGCGACGGGGCGCGAGCGACCCCACCGGCGGCGTCTGGGCGTTCCCGGTCGACTCGCCGACCGGGCCCTACGACCTCACCGCGGCCTACCGGCTGACCGACGAGCAGCTCTACGTCGGCCGCCTGGTCCGCGACCGGTCCGGCGACTGGCGGCTGCTCGCCTTCCGCAACTCCGACGGGCAGGCCGGGTGGATCGGCGAGATCACCGACCCGATGCCGGTCCGCGTGGTCGACGGACGGCTCGAGGTCGCCCAGCCCGCGGCGGCGAGGCCCGCGGCGACGGTGGGGTCCTGA
- a CDS encoding LacI family DNA-binding transcriptional regulator translates to MSVRGVGIKDVAERAGVSVTTVSHVLNDNPHARVAPETRARVRDAAAELGYGPNRMAQALRTNRSGLIGLLSEEIATTPHAGRIILGAQEAARAHDLTLVIINAERGPDDLAHAADVQVLIERQVDAVLYATMYHRQVHAPPNLDHVPAVLIDATDRAGRLPAVVPDERGGAVAAVTHLVDAGHTRIGFINNDDDVPATHERLAGFRETLARHGIAVDDDLVLQAPSEVHTGYELARTLLSRPDRPTALFCYNDRMAMGAYRAANELGLEVPRDLSVVGFDNQELIAANLHPGLTTVALPHYEMGAWAVETVVRLLEDGDGTDHRHDPVLLDCPLIVRGSVAAPPQP, encoded by the coding sequence ATGTCGGTGAGAGGTGTCGGCATCAAGGACGTCGCCGAGCGCGCGGGGGTGTCGGTCACGACCGTCTCGCACGTGCTCAACGACAACCCCCACGCCCGGGTGGCGCCCGAGACCCGCGCCCGTGTGCGGGACGCGGCCGCCGAGCTCGGCTACGGTCCCAACCGGATGGCGCAGGCGCTGCGCACCAACAGGTCCGGGCTGATCGGCCTGCTGAGCGAGGAGATCGCGACCACGCCCCACGCGGGCCGGATCATCCTCGGCGCGCAGGAGGCGGCCCGCGCCCACGACCTCACCCTCGTGATCATCAACGCCGAGCGCGGGCCCGACGACCTCGCGCACGCGGCCGACGTGCAGGTGCTGATCGAGCGCCAGGTCGACGCCGTGCTCTACGCGACGATGTACCACCGCCAGGTGCACGCGCCCCCGAACCTCGACCACGTGCCCGCGGTGCTCATCGACGCCACGGACCGGGCGGGGCGGTTGCCGGCCGTGGTGCCGGACGAGCGGGGCGGTGCGGTGGCCGCCGTCACCCACCTCGTCGACGCCGGCCACACCCGGATCGGGTTCATCAACAACGACGACGACGTGCCGGCGACCCACGAGCGGCTCGCCGGCTTCCGCGAGACCCTCGCGCGTCACGGCATCGCGGTCGACGACGACCTCGTCCTGCAGGCGCCCTCCGAGGTGCACACCGGCTACGAGCTGGCCCGCACCCTGCTGTCGCGTCCGGACCGTCCGACCGCCCTGTTCTGCTACAACGACCGGATGGCGATGGGTGCCTACCGCGCCGCCAACGAGCTGGGCCTCGAGGTCCCGCGCGACCTGTCGGTCGTCGGCTTCGACAACCAGGAGCTGATCGCCGCGAACCTCCACCCCGGCCTCACCACGGTCGCCCTCCCCCACTACGAGATGGGCGCCTGGGCCGTGGAGACCGTCGTGCGCCTGCTCGAGGACGGCGACGGCACCGACCACCGGCACGACCCCGTCCTGCTCGACTGCCCACTCATCGTCCGGGGATCCGTCGCGGCCCCGCCCCAGCCCTGA
- a CDS encoding NosD domain-containing protein: protein MVSPNRYDVTDWPVGDAADDIGEVINSIIADVRARQDRSDDGGRGKPGAVIHIPPGDYRLRTQVLVDLSFLRIEGSGHGFTSSSIRFNVPEDEWDDLHELWPGGSRVLVDLDVPDGAEPSAGAAFLVAREGSPRISSVEFAGFCIDGLHFEADGSGLDPENTYANGKTGIHVASANDSFRVNSMGFVYLEHALTVHHADALSVHDNFVAECGSCIELRGWGQASKVTDNLVGAGPRGHSILAENHGGLLVTANNVFPRGASSVHLTGVSRSSVTNNRLHSFYPGMVVLEDCSEVLVATNHLLRDSEPWTPFVGVDNGLDDDHGLLRVGGTGNSVIGNHVSEVLAAASVRPPGTTPVVIRLVDGTGHHVANNHVVATDIDPGTGESAFEAQVDALLGARSSRPLEVVTVLVDPASTANTVLDSGRRDQVVIDATVNAFRPTPGIGEG, encoded by the coding sequence ATGGTGAGCCCGAACCGCTACGACGTCACCGACTGGCCCGTCGGTGACGCCGCCGACGACATCGGCGAGGTCATCAACAGCATCATCGCCGACGTGCGTGCCCGCCAGGACCGCTCGGACGACGGAGGACGCGGCAAGCCCGGCGCCGTGATCCACATCCCGCCCGGTGACTACCGGCTGCGCACCCAGGTCCTGGTCGACCTGAGCTTCCTGCGGATCGAGGGGTCGGGCCACGGCTTCACCTCCTCCAGCATCCGCTTCAACGTGCCCGAGGACGAGTGGGACGACCTGCACGAGCTCTGGCCGGGCGGCAGCCGCGTCCTGGTCGACCTCGACGTGCCCGACGGGGCCGAGCCGTCCGCCGGCGCCGCGTTCCTGGTCGCCCGCGAGGGCTCGCCCCGGATCAGCTCCGTGGAGTTCGCCGGCTTCTGCATCGACGGGCTCCACTTCGAGGCCGACGGCTCAGGTCTCGACCCCGAGAACACCTACGCCAACGGCAAGACCGGCATCCATGTCGCCAGCGCGAACGACTCGTTCCGGGTCAACAGCATGGGCTTCGTCTACCTCGAGCACGCGCTCACGGTCCACCACGCCGACGCGCTGTCCGTCCACGACAACTTCGTCGCCGAGTGCGGCAGCTGCATCGAGCTGCGCGGGTGGGGGCAGGCCTCCAAGGTCACCGACAACCTCGTGGGCGCCGGCCCCCGCGGCCACTCGATCCTCGCCGAGAACCACGGCGGGCTGCTCGTCACCGCCAACAACGTCTTCCCGCGGGGCGCCAGCAGCGTGCACCTCACCGGCGTCTCCCGGTCCAGCGTCACGAACAACCGGCTGCACTCCTTCTACCCCGGCATGGTGGTCCTCGAGGACTGCTCCGAGGTCCTCGTCGCCACCAACCACCTGCTGCGCGACAGCGAGCCGTGGACCCCGTTCGTCGGCGTGGACAACGGCCTCGACGACGACCACGGCCTGCTGCGGGTCGGTGGGACCGGCAACTCGGTCATCGGCAACCACGTCTCCGAGGTGCTCGCGGCGGCGAGCGTACGTCCGCCCGGCACCACCCCGGTCGTCATCCGCCTCGTCGACGGCACCGGCCACCACGTCGCCAACAACCACGTGGTGGCCACGGACATCGACCCCGGGACCGGCGAGAGCGCCTTCGAGGCGCAGGTCGACGCCCTGCTCGGCGCACGGTCGTCCCGTCCGCTCGAGGTCGTCACCGTCCTCGTCGACCCCGCGTCCACCGCCAACACCGTCCTCGACTCGGGCCGGCGCGACCAGGTCGTGATCGACGCGACCGTCAACGCGTTCCGTCCGACACCCGGCATCGGCGAGGGGTAG
- a CDS encoding carbohydrate ABC transporter permease, whose amino-acid sequence MNGLETTRRLPRAILWGVLVAVLVLYGFPFLYLALTSFKTPSDAIAVPPTVLPKVWTLDNYVTALAKDGVVPALVNSVVTAVLSTVFSLVLAVPAAYAITRYRTPSGRVFVMAALVTRMVPTIAVGAPLVETMRTLHINDTSFALAIAHTTISLPLSIWLLASFFEAVPEELEEAAKVDGASRLVALRLVVLPVVSGGLAVTAIFAFLASWNEFLFSLLLTSVRAQTTPIVIANFQTQFGLDWGAMTALAAIYSVPVILLTLVLQRHIVAGLTLGAVKG is encoded by the coding sequence ATGAACGGCCTCGAGACCACGCGCCGGCTCCCCCGCGCCATCCTGTGGGGCGTCCTGGTGGCCGTCCTGGTGCTCTACGGGTTCCCGTTCCTCTACCTCGCGCTCACCTCCTTCAAGACTCCCAGCGACGCGATCGCGGTCCCGCCCACGGTGCTGCCGAAGGTGTGGACGCTCGACAACTACGTGACGGCGCTGGCCAAGGACGGCGTCGTCCCGGCGCTGGTCAACAGCGTCGTCACCGCAGTGCTCAGCACGGTCTTCTCGCTGGTCCTGGCCGTCCCGGCGGCCTACGCGATCACCCGCTACCGCACGCCGAGCGGGCGCGTCTTCGTGATGGCCGCGCTGGTCACCCGGATGGTCCCGACCATCGCGGTCGGCGCACCGCTGGTGGAGACGATGCGCACGCTGCACATCAACGACACGTCGTTCGCCCTGGCGATCGCGCACACCACGATCTCGCTGCCGCTGTCGATCTGGTTGCTCGCCAGCTTCTTCGAGGCCGTGCCCGAGGAGCTCGAGGAGGCCGCCAAGGTCGACGGCGCGTCCCGGCTCGTGGCGCTGCGGCTGGTCGTGCTGCCGGTGGTGTCTGGCGGCCTGGCGGTGACGGCGATCTTCGCCTTCCTCGCGTCGTGGAACGAGTTCCTCTTCTCGCTCCTGCTCACCTCGGTACGCGCCCAGACGACGCCCATCGTGATCGCCAACTTCCAGACCCAGTTCGGCCTGGACTGGGGCGCGATGACCGCGCTGGCGGCGATCTACTCCGTCCCGGTCATCCTGCTCACCCTGGTCCTGCAGCGCCACATCGTCGCGGGGCTCACCCTCGGGGCGGTCAAGGGATGA
- a CDS encoding alkaline phosphatase D family protein — translation MTGLQTTPSGSALRPTRRTMLQASAAGVATAAAGPLRVFDVAAAEAPAHRGAFGYGVASGDPTADAVVIWTRVTPPRRRPNEPVATPGSGLGAPTTVRWEVALDHRFTRVVARGVVRTSPESDHTVKVDVTGLRPYTRYWYRFRAAGQTSPVGRTQTAPDEAGRTHALRFALVSCSNYTGGYFTTYRALGKRDDLDFVLHVGDYIYEYGNGADRYGPSELAGTRDHQPAGETVALSDYRLRHALHKADPDLQLVHSRHPFITIFDDHEVANNAWEDGAENHQPTEGDFMARRHAAYQAYLEWLPFRLPDQAVDHDGTRFFKRFTFGTLADLSVLETRQNRSRQIDVPSFTTTGGGFIPTGSSPAVDSALADPGRHLPEPEQLAWLQDGLTRPTSWHLVGNQVILAPIRFPGAVLGAPADLLLLNSDQWDGYQADQAALLARAGDQPADAGDLVVLTGDIHSSWAIDLPATLPAPGTAAFAGTPYDSVGVELVCPSVTSDGFYEIVRASQPGAPAEAVAAQIDGLAQFLGGYNSYLKYLDGVGHGYVLVDVTPERVQADFFHTPRPTSVRPDPRLDRTAEPSYAVSWQTLAGSRRLSTATSPITQRSDEPREHGRRHGQEGYPHRVRHADFRPTRRTPDFPYGPVDLRSLKD, via the coding sequence ATGACCGGCCTGCAGACGACCCCGTCGGGCTCTGCCCTGCGTCCGACTCGGCGCACCATGCTCCAGGCATCGGCCGCCGGCGTCGCGACGGCTGCCGCCGGCCCGTTGCGCGTCTTCGACGTCGCGGCCGCCGAGGCTCCGGCACACCGGGGAGCCTTCGGTTACGGCGTCGCGAGCGGCGATCCCACCGCGGATGCCGTGGTGATCTGGACCCGCGTCACGCCCCCGAGGCGCCGCCCGAACGAGCCGGTGGCGACCCCGGGCAGCGGGCTCGGGGCTCCCACCACGGTGCGGTGGGAGGTGGCCCTGGACCACCGCTTCACCCGTGTCGTGGCCCGCGGCGTCGTGCGCACGTCGCCCGAGAGCGACCACACGGTGAAGGTCGACGTCACCGGCCTGCGCCCCTACACGCGCTATTGGTACCGGTTCCGGGCCGCCGGGCAGACGAGTCCCGTCGGACGGACCCAGACCGCACCCGACGAGGCTGGCCGGACCCACGCGCTGCGCTTCGCACTGGTGTCGTGCAGCAACTACACGGGCGGCTACTTCACCACCTACCGAGCCCTCGGGAAGCGGGACGACCTCGACTTCGTGCTGCACGTGGGTGACTACATCTACGAGTACGGCAACGGCGCCGACCGCTACGGCCCCTCCGAGCTGGCCGGCACGCGTGACCACCAGCCCGCCGGCGAGACGGTGGCCCTGTCGGACTACCGGCTGCGGCACGCCCTCCACAAGGCCGACCCCGACCTGCAGCTGGTGCACTCCCGGCACCCGTTCATCACCATCTTCGACGACCACGAGGTCGCCAACAACGCGTGGGAGGACGGCGCGGAGAACCACCAGCCCACCGAAGGAGACTTCATGGCGCGGCGCCACGCCGCGTACCAGGCCTACCTCGAGTGGCTGCCGTTCCGCCTGCCCGACCAGGCCGTGGACCACGACGGCACCCGGTTCTTCAAGCGGTTCACCTTCGGCACCCTCGCCGACCTGTCCGTGCTCGAGACCCGGCAGAACCGCAGTCGCCAGATCGACGTCCCGAGCTTCACCACCACCGGCGGCGGCTTCATCCCGACCGGCTCCTCCCCCGCCGTCGACAGCGCGCTGGCCGATCCCGGGCGGCACCTGCCCGAGCCGGAGCAGCTCGCGTGGCTCCAGGACGGCCTCACCCGACCCACGAGCTGGCACCTGGTCGGCAACCAGGTGATCCTGGCGCCCATCCGCTTCCCGGGCGCCGTCCTCGGCGCACCCGCAGACCTGCTGCTGCTCAACTCCGACCAGTGGGACGGCTACCAGGCCGATCAGGCCGCGCTCCTCGCGCGGGCCGGTGACCAGCCCGCCGACGCCGGCGACCTCGTTGTGCTGACCGGCGACATCCACTCCTCGTGGGCGATCGACCTGCCGGCCACCCTCCCCGCACCGGGGACGGCAGCATTCGCCGGCACGCCGTACGACTCCGTGGGGGTCGAGCTCGTCTGCCCGTCCGTGACCAGTGACGGCTTCTACGAGATCGTGCGAGCGAGTCAGCCGGGTGCACCCGCAGAGGCCGTCGCCGCCCAGATCGACGGCCTTGCGCAGTTCCTCGGCGGCTACAACTCCTACCTGAAGTACCTCGACGGCGTCGGACACGGCTACGTGCTGGTCGACGTGACGCCAGAGCGCGTGCAGGCCGACTTCTTCCACACGCCACGGCCCACCAGTGTGCGGCCCGACCCTCGTCTCGACCGGACGGCGGAGCCGTCGTACGCCGTCAGCTGGCAGACCCTGGCCGGCTCGCGCCGCCTGTCGACCGCGACCTCGCCCATCACCCAGCGCTCCGACGAGCCGCGCGAGCACGGGCGGCGCCACGGGCAGGAGGGCTACCCCCACCGGGTGCGGCACGCAGACTTCCGCCCCACGCGACGCACGCCGGACTTCCCGTACGGTCCGGTCGACCTCCGTAGCCTCAAGGACTGA